The Romeriopsis navalis LEGE 11480 genome window below encodes:
- the rpe gene encoding ribulose-phosphate 3-epimerase has protein sequence MTQKQTVISPSILSADFGRLGEEIRAVDAAGADWIHVDVMDGRFVPNITIGPMIVDAVRPHTEKPLDVHLMIVEPERYVADFAKAGADIISVHAEQSSTSHLHRTLGMIKDLGKQAGVVLNPGTPLDTIDYVLDLCDLVLIMSVNPGFGGQSFIPGVVPKIQQLRKMCDERGLDPWIEVDGGLKTGNTWQVLEAGANAIVAGSAVFNAPDYKEAIHGIRNSKRPEKELAAV, from the coding sequence ATGACGCAGAAGCAAACTGTCATTTCGCCGTCTATTTTGTCCGCTGATTTCGGCCGGTTGGGAGAAGAGATCCGGGCGGTTGACGCCGCTGGTGCGGATTGGATTCACGTCGATGTGATGGATGGTCGCTTCGTACCGAACATTACGATCGGACCCATGATCGTTGATGCCGTACGCCCCCACACAGAGAAGCCGTTAGACGTTCACTTGATGATCGTTGAGCCCGAGCGCTACGTTGCTGACTTCGCAAAAGCGGGTGCTGACATCATCTCTGTCCATGCCGAGCAAAGTTCCACCAGCCACTTGCACCGGACTTTAGGCATGATCAAGGATTTGGGTAAGCAAGCTGGTGTAGTACTTAATCCAGGCACGCCACTAGATACGATCGACTACGTCCTTGACCTCTGCGACCTCGTGTTGATCATGAGTGTCAACCCTGGTTTCGGTGGCCAAAGCTTCATCCCCGGCGTTGTCCCCAAGATTCAACAGTTGCGTAAAATGTGTGATGAGCGCGGCTTGGATCCTTGGATCGAAGTAGATGGTGGTCTCAAGACTGGCAACACTTGGCAAGTCCTCGAAGCCGGTGCAAACGCCATCGTCGCCGGCTCTGCTGTGTTCAACGCACCGGACTACAAAGAAGCAATCCACGGCATTCGCAATAGTAAGCGTCCTGAAAAGGAACTTGCTGCTGTGTAA